Proteins from a genomic interval of Onychostoma macrolepis isolate SWU-2019 chromosome 17, ASM1243209v1, whole genome shotgun sequence:
- the LOC131523655 gene encoding T cell receptor beta chain MC.7.G5-like isoform X1, giving the protein MLCFGTSQAIFGEGTRLTVLETGVNITQPVVKIVNETSCKDKVTLVCLAEDFYPDHVSIKWTLGSREITEDVATDPYATQSDTTRKFRISSRLKVPKKEFTPKIMFTCTVTFINEKEENITESAHITGTGEAGYEPEDYLKSSQTISLAYGVFIAKSALYGLVILVFVCRRGSSGKRIN; this is encoded by the exons ATGCTGTGCTTTGGAACCAGCCAGGCTATCTTTGGTGAGGGGACAAGATTGACTGTTCTAG aGACTGGTGTTAACATCACACAACCAGTGGTAAAAATTGTAAATGAGACGAGCTGTAAGGATAAGGTCACTCTTGTGTGTTTGGCTGAAGACTTCTACCCAGACCATGTGAGCATAAAATGGACACTTGGAAGCAGAGAAATAACGGAGGATGTAGCGACAGACCCTTATGCCACCCAAAGCGATACAACAAGAAAGTTCCGCATATCCAGCAGACTTAAAGTCCCTAAAAAAGAATTCACACCAAAAATCATGTTCACATGTACAGTGACCTTCATCaatgaaaaagaagaaaacatcaCCGAATCCGCTCATATCACTGGAACTGGAG AGGCTGGATATGAACCag AAGACTATTTAAAATCATCGCAGACGATATCGCTGGCATACGGTGTGTTCATTGCTAAGAGTGCGCTGTATGGCCTTGTCATCTTAGTGTTTGTGTGCAGAAGG GGTTCATCTGGAAAGCGAATCAACTGA
- the LOC131523655 gene encoding T cell receptor beta chain MC.7.G5-like isoform X2, whose translation MAGEAHFGNGTKLTVLETGVNITQPVVKIVNETSCKDKVTLVCLAEDFYPDHVSIKWTLGSREITEDVATDPYATQSDTTRKFRISSRLKVPKKEFTPKIMFTCTVTFINEKEENITESAHITGTGEAGYEPEDYLKSSQTISLAYGVFIAKSALYGLVILVFVCRRGSSGKRIN comes from the exons ATGGCTGGTGAAGCACACTTTGGTAACGGTACTAAACTTACAGTCCTAG aGACTGGTGTTAACATCACACAACCAGTGGTAAAAATTGTAAATGAGACGAGCTGTAAGGATAAGGTCACTCTTGTGTGTTTGGCTGAAGACTTCTACCCAGACCATGTGAGCATAAAATGGACACTTGGAAGCAGAGAAATAACGGAGGATGTAGCGACAGACCCTTATGCCACCCAAAGCGATACAACAAGAAAGTTCCGCATATCCAGCAGACTTAAAGTCCCTAAAAAAGAATTCACACCAAAAATCATGTTCACATGTACAGTGACCTTCATCaatgaaaaagaagaaaacatcaCCGAATCCGCTCATATCACTGGAACTGGAG AGGCTGGATATGAACCag AAGACTATTTAAAATCATCGCAGACGATATCGCTGGCATACGGTGTGTTCATTGCTAAGAGTGCGCTGTATGGCCTTGTCATCTTAGTGTTTGTGTGCAGAAGG GGTTCATCTGGAAAGCGAATCAACTGA
- the LOC131523655 gene encoding T cell receptor beta chain MC.7.G5-like isoform X3 — protein sequence MGSQAYFGNGTKLTVLETGVNITQPVVKIVNETSCKDKVTLVCLAEDFYPDHVSIKWTLGSREITEDVATDPYATQSDTTRKFRISSRLKVPKKEFTPKIMFTCTVTFINEKEENITESAHITGTGEAGYEPEDYLKSSQTISLAYGVFIAKSALYGLVILVFVCRRGSSGKRIN from the exons ATGGGTAGTCAAGCATACTTTGGTAACGGAACTAAGCTTACTGTCCTAG aGACTGGTGTTAACATCACACAACCAGTGGTAAAAATTGTAAATGAGACGAGCTGTAAGGATAAGGTCACTCTTGTGTGTTTGGCTGAAGACTTCTACCCAGACCATGTGAGCATAAAATGGACACTTGGAAGCAGAGAAATAACGGAGGATGTAGCGACAGACCCTTATGCCACCCAAAGCGATACAACAAGAAAGTTCCGCATATCCAGCAGACTTAAAGTCCCTAAAAAAGAATTCACACCAAAAATCATGTTCACATGTACAGTGACCTTCATCaatgaaaaagaagaaaacatcaCCGAATCCGCTCATATCACTGGAACTGGAG AGGCTGGATATGAACCag AAGACTATTTAAAATCATCGCAGACGATATCGCTGGCATACGGTGTGTTCATTGCTAAGAGTGCGCTGTATGGCCTTGTCATCTTAGTGTTTGTGTGCAGAAGG GGTTCATCTGGAAAGCGAATCAACTGA